The Thermothelomyces thermophilus ATCC 42464 chromosome 7, complete sequence genome window below encodes:
- a CDS encoding carbohydrate-binding module family 1 protein (CAZy_ID 267931) has product MRFSVLSSILANALSASAGTILWDGRFNDLSSSKDLEKWSWANQVGPYQWYIHGSSSVTAYVNLSPDYKNPADSGSKQGAKITLDNTAYWNGQNMRRTELIPQTSAAINQGKVYYHFSLMRKNTNPPATTREHQIAFFESHFTELKSGLLSGAPGESDSLLRWCVGGQTQWSTDWEADVWHNVAYEIDFSANTVGFWHSTGSDPLTQKVAPISASTSSNGADWHVGVLELPRSGYPDTTEDYYWSGVYIESGSITTNIAGPGAPSDGGSGNSTTSVTVAPPSTTLATSTTKASSATTTSAPATSTTAGSGGCTAAQWAQCGGINFTGCTTCASPYKCNFINDYYSQCY; this is encoded by the exons ATGAGATTTTCGGTCCTCTCCAGCATCCTTGCCAACGCGCTGTCCGCCTCGGCGGGTACCATCCTGTGGGATGGTCGCTTTAATGACCTTAGCTCCTCGAAGGACCTGGAAAAATGGTCGTGGGCCAACCAGGTCGGCCCTTACC AGTGGTACATCCACGGCTCGTCCTCGGTGACGGCCTACGTCAACCTGTCGCCCGATTACAAGAACCCGGCCGACTCGGGCTCCAAACAGGGTGCTAAGATCACGCTGGACAACACAGCCTACTGGAACGGTCAGAACATGCGCCGGACCGAGCTGATCCCGCAGACGAGCGCCGCCATCAACCAGGGCAAGGTGTACTACCACTTCTCGTTGATGCGCAAGAACACCAACCCCCCAGCGACCACGCGCGAGCACCagatcgccttctttgagaGCCACTTCACCGAGCTTAAATCCGGCCTGCTGTCGGGCGCCCCGGGCGAGTCCGACTCGCTGCTGCGGTGGTGCGTCGGCGGCCAGACCCAGTGGAGCACCGACTGGGAAGCCGACGTGTGGCACAACGTCGCGTACGAAATCGACTTCAGCGCCAACACGGTCGGCTTCTGGCACTCGACCGGCAGCGACCCCCTGACGCAGAAGGTTGCCCCCATCAGCGCGAGCACTAGTAGCAACGGCGCCGACTGGCACGTCGGCGTGCTTGAGCTTCCGCGCTCGGGCTACCCCGACACCACCGAGGATTACTACTGGTCTGGCGTTTACATTGAGAGCGGCAGCATCACCACCAACATCGCGGGCCCTG GTGCTCCATcggacggcggcagcggcaacaGCACTACTAGCGTCACTGTGGCCCCCCCATCGACAACGCTTGCTACCTCGACCACcaaggcctcctcggccactACCACCTCGGCTCCTGCCACCTCCACCACTGCGGGCTCCGGTGGTTGCACTGCAGCGCAGTGGGCGCAGTGCGGGGGCATCAATTTCACCGGCTGCACCACGTGCGCGTCGCCCTACAAGTGCAACTTCATCAACGACTACTACTCACAGTGCTATTAA